The region tTTGAGCTTCTGCTACTTGAATAGTTGAATGTATGGTTTGGTTATATGTATTGGGATTTCATTGGatgatttgtttttgttttaagcTTATTAAGATATTTTGCCAGTGTCCTAATATCCACAAAAGTTGATGTTCTTTTTTGTATGGTATTATTTTATTGCAGGGTGATTGTGAACTTTGGGAAAGATCCCTTTATTTTTGACCTCAAGGTAACATATCATTTTTCAAGTTCTTTTGTTGTGTTTGGTTTTTACAGATAGCTTTCTGCAATGTATTTTATTTGTTGTTATATTTGGAAAAAAAAgttaaatgtttatatatattttcttGCATCATATATTAGATAGTTCTTCTTATGTGGTGCAATATAACAAGATTTTGTGTTTATATTGGGGAACAGGCATATGAAGCAACTTTAAGGGCAAAACAACAGGCGGTTATTGAAAGAATACTTATACCACAGGCAGCCAGTTATGGGTATGTTCAAAAAATATTGGATTTATTTTAAGTCTGATCCTTATCAAATTTAAATATTGGATTGGAAGTTTAGTGGATAATCAGGTTCTTAGATAGTTTTGTATATCTATAGTATTTGTATGATGATGTAAACTAATTTGGTTATCAGACTTATTCGTTCCTACCTACAACATTATGGGTATGAGGAGACTCTGAATGTGTTAGATGAGGCCAGCCAAACTTGTATTCCTCctattactactactactactggtGTTCATGATAATGGCTTCAATGAGTATGGCGCGTATGCATTAAACCACAGAAAAATTCTGAGAAAGGTATGAAATGGATCATATGGTATATGCTTATGATATGACTTCGTTTTAATACAACATTGattgatggttttttttttttaactttttcttCTTTAAATCATGTTCCTTTCTTGACTTGTATTAATATTTTTTGAAGCTAATCAAGGATGGTCAAATTGATGATGCATTTGCTAAACTCCGTGAGTGGTATCCCGAGACAGTTGAGGTAATGATTGCATTAGAAACTCTCTTATTATATTTTTCTGTTGCTtaatcatattcatattcattcatACAAGAAAATTAAGCATATGGTAGAAATGATGAGAAATTTTTGGGCTGTGTGCAGGATGATACATCAGCCATTTGTCTTATGCTACAGTGTCAAAAGTTCATTGAACTAGTTCGGGTaaaataaaatttccaactttaaaGGCTTGTCTATCTATCTATGTCAATTGTCTGAAAatctatttgtttttttttttttttaggttgGGCATCTAGAGGAAGCTGTGGAGTATGGAAGGAGTCATTTTGAGAAGTTTTATAAGTTGAAAGAGTATGAAGATCTTGTTAAGGTGATTATTCCCATAACCTTGATAATAAATTGATAAGTGTTTGCAGGagagggtatttatgtcttttgtTGTATATAAATTTTGTAGGACTGTGCGGGTTTATTGGCGTACGAGGATCCAAAGAAATCAGGGGGGTTGGGATATCTTGTGGAGGATTCACAGAGAGAGAACCTGGCGGATGCAGTGAACGCAATGATATTGTCAACAAATCCAGAGGAGGCAAATACTAAAAGAAGCTGCCTGCATTCATATCTGGAGAGGCTGCTCAGACAACTCACAGCTTGTTTCTTAGAAAAGAGGCTGCTCAATGGAAATCAAGGGGAAGCTTTCCATCTCCCGAGAGTGCTCCTTGCTAAGAACAATTAACACActtgttttttctttttagatCAAAACAGATTCTTTCTTTCATTCTCTCTGTCGATAtctgtctgtctgtctgtctGTCCGTCCTCTTGGgcctttctatttttttttttaaatgtttccgTTGTAAAACTAAACCACCCAAATATGTACATTTTCTGAATTTGTAGCTGCTATTTTGCATGGCATATTCTGCTTTTCTTCTtaatttgggttttttttttgttagtaTGGATCTTTCAAGCTTAATAAGGAATGCTATGTTTTATGCAACACCAGAACATTAAAAACAACACTCACAAGAATGAAAACAGCCACTCATTGTATTTCAAGCATACAATC is a window of Lactuca sativa cultivar Salinas chromosome 1, Lsat_Salinas_v11, whole genome shotgun sequence DNA encoding:
- the LOC111916772 gene encoding ran-binding protein M homolog, translated to MVNDFEGGRQEKDIVGSYFLELWRSKSKKAAVSYAKDVEMVNLDNECEELEEEEEPVPTELDTLNSSGGFSIVLPNKLSVQYPTVNLHGHDVGVVQANCPAPVKRLLYYFEIYVKNAGAKGQIAIGFTTEGFHMRRQPGWEANSFGYHGDDGLLYRGHGKGEAFGPTYSTGDVVGGGINYTSHEFFFTKNGQVVGTVEKDVKGRLYPTIAVHSQYEEVIVNFGKDPFIFDLKAYEATLRAKQQAVIERILIPQAASYGLIRSYLQHYGYEETLNVLDEASQTCIPPITTTTTGVHDNGFNEYGAYALNHRKILRKLIKDGQIDDAFAKLREWYPETVEDDTSAICLMLQCQKFIELVRVGHLEEAVEYGRSHFEKFYKLKEYEDLVKDCAGLLAYEDPKKSGGLGYLVEDSQRENLADAVNAMILSTNPEEANTKRSCLHSYLERLLRQLTACFLEKRLLNGNQGEAFHLPRVLLAKNN